One Neisseria sicca genomic region harbors:
- a CDS encoding DpnI domain-containing protein, translating into MNLFFDTELGKQQNKATHKIRVMSEAWLEKNGYCPCCGSKSMQRFTNNKPVADLFGPNCHEQYELKSKNQKTIGNSVPDGAYHTMLERIHSDTNPNFFFLAYKKADYSIQQLVLVPKHFITPDMIIPRNKGIKNRPHHIMCSINLVPLPESGKIFLIDNSRIIEPEIVLKKWQSNLFLRNQNTERKGWLLAIMKCIDQLPEEFTLSQMYEFENKLSIQFPQNNHIKDKIRQQLQILRDQNMIEFIGRGLYKKINKLHPTPKAF; encoded by the coding sequence ATGAATTTATTTTTCGATACCGAATTGGGAAAGCAACAAAATAAAGCAACCCACAAAATCCGTGTAATGAGCGAGGCTTGGCTAGAAAAAAACGGCTACTGCCCCTGTTGCGGAAGCAAGTCGATGCAGAGATTTACCAATAACAAACCTGTTGCAGACCTCTTTGGTCCAAACTGTCACGAGCAATATGAATTAAAGAGTAAAAATCAAAAAACTATAGGTAACAGTGTGCCTGACGGTGCATATCACACCATGTTGGAGCGCATCCATTCAGATACCAACCCCAACTTTTTCTTTCTTGCATATAAAAAAGCGGATTACTCCATACAGCAATTGGTGCTTGTACCTAAACATTTCATAACACCGGACATGATTATTCCCAGAAATAAAGGTATTAAAAACCGACCACACCACATCATGTGCTCCATTAATCTTGTACCTTTACCTGAAAGCGGCAAAATATTCTTAATAGACAATTCCCGCATTATCGAACCCGAAATCGTTCTGAAAAAATGGCAATCCAATCTATTTTTACGCAACCAAAATACGGAACGCAAAGGCTGGCTTTTGGCTATTATGAAATGTATCGATCAACTCCCCGAAGAATTCACATTGTCACAAATGTATGAATTTGAAAACAAACTATCCATCCAATTTCCCCAAAACAACCATATCAAAGACAAAATCCGCCAACAGTTGCAAATTTTGCGTGATCAAAATATGATCGAATTCATTGGTCGCGGACTTTACAAAAAAATCAACAAATTGCACCCAACTCCCAAGGCGTTTTGA
- the argJ gene encoding bifunctional glutamate N-acetyltransferase/amino-acid acetyltransferase ArgJ, with amino-acid sequence MAVNLTEKTADQLLNIDGIQLFTARAGIKQTDRADLTLMVLSGGNTVGAVFTTNRFCAAPVHIAKSHLFDEDGVRAIIINTGNANAGTGAQGRIDAIETCAATAEQTGCKPSQVLPFSTGVILEPLPVGKIVAALPKMQPADWADAARAIMTTDTVPKSASREGSVGEKHTVRATGIAKGSGMIHPNMATMLSFIATDAKVSQPVLQLMTQEIADETFNTITVDGDTSTNDSFVIIATGKNSQSEIDNIADPRYKQLKDLLGSLALELAQAIVRDGEGATKFITVRVENAKTRDEARQVAYAVAHSPLVKTAFFASDPNLGRLLAAIGYAGIADLDADILEMYLDDVLVAENGGRAASYTEEQGQAVMAKDEITVRIKLHRGQTAATVYTCDLSHDYVSINADYRS; translated from the coding sequence ATGGCAGTCAACCTCACAGAAAAAACCGCAGACCAACTGCTGAACATCGACGGCATCCAACTCTTCACCGCCCGCGCAGGCATCAAACAAACCGACCGCGCCGACCTCACCCTGATGGTACTTTCCGGCGGCAACACCGTCGGTGCCGTCTTCACCACCAACCGCTTCTGTGCCGCCCCCGTCCACATCGCCAAATCACATCTCTTCGACGAAGACGGCGTGCGCGCCATCATCATCAACACCGGCAACGCCAACGCCGGTACAGGTGCTCAAGGCAGAATCGACGCCATCGAAACCTGCGCCGCCACCGCCGAACAAACCGGCTGTAAACCCTCCCAAGTCCTTCCCTTCTCCACAGGCGTCATCCTCGAGCCCCTGCCCGTCGGCAAAATCGTCGCCGCCCTGCCCAAAATGCAGCCCGCCGACTGGGCGGATGCCGCACGCGCCATCATGACCACCGACACCGTGCCCAAATCCGCCTCGCGCGAAGGCAGCGTCGGCGAAAAACACACCGTCCGCGCCACCGGCATCGCCAAAGGCTCCGGCATGATCCACCCCAACATGGCGACCATGCTCTCCTTCATCGCCACCGATGCCAAAGTTTCCCAACCCGTCCTCCAGCTGATGACCCAAGAAATCGCCGACGAAACCTTCAACACCATCACCGTTGACGGCGACACCAGCACCAACGACAGCTTCGTTATCATCGCCACCGGCAAAAACAGCCAAAGCGAAATCGACAACATCGCCGACCCGCGCTACAAACAGCTCAAAGACCTGCTCGGCAGCCTCGCCCTCGAGCTCGCCCAAGCCATCGTCCGCGACGGCGAAGGCGCGACCAAATTCATCACCGTCCGCGTCGAAAACGCCAAAACCCGCGACGAAGCCCGCCAAGTCGCCTACGCCGTCGCCCACTCTCCGCTGGTCAAAACCGCCTTCTTCGCCTCCGACCCCAACCTCGGCAGACTGCTCGCCGCCATCGGCTACGCCGGCATCGCCGATTTGGACGCCGACATCCTCGAAATGTATCTGGACGACGTATTGGTTGCCGAAAACGGCGGCCGCGCCGCAAGCTACACCGAAGAACAAGGACAGGCAGTGATGGCGAAAGACGAAATCACCGTCCGCATCAAACTCCACCGCGGACAAACCGCCGCCACCGTCTATACCTGCGACCTGTCGCACGACTACGTCTCCATCAACGCAGACTACCGCTCGTAA